In a single window of the Bacteroidales bacterium genome:
- a CDS encoding tyrosine-type recombinase/integrase, translating into MNPKILSLKLNGKYVSEVIDSFLFHCQFEKNLNKKTIKAYEIDLQQFNSYIGNVIEEKTISSITKEVLKSYLQEISHFKPKTIKRKIASLKAMFNYLEYEDEHYINPFRKIKIRFKEPHILPSVMTLGEVKKILNIMYHELSENKNKEKYTYKAQLRNIAIVEILFSTGLRVSEICNLSSRDINLKNGVLKVLGKGNKERIIQVCQAETLTIIKNYYQSIKKQIDQSDFFFINRLGLPLSTQSVRLMIKTYAKKAGLTKHITPHTFRHTFATLLLEEDVDIKYIQNMLGHSSISTTQIYTHVNMSKQKKILTTKHPRRKFQLMKE; encoded by the coding sequence ATGAATCCAAAAATCTTAAGCTTAAAATTAAATGGAAAATATGTTAGTGAAGTAATTGACAGCTTTTTATTCCACTGTCAATTTGAGAAAAACTTAAATAAAAAAACCATAAAGGCATACGAAATAGACCTTCAGCAATTTAATTCATATATAGGAAATGTTATTGAAGAAAAAACAATAAGTAGTATAACAAAAGAAGTATTGAAATCTTATTTGCAAGAAATATCTCATTTTAAACCCAAAACTATAAAAAGGAAAATAGCTTCATTAAAAGCTATGTTCAATTATCTTGAATATGAAGACGAACATTATATTAATCCATTCCGCAAAATTAAAATAAGATTTAAAGAGCCGCATATTCTTCCTTCTGTAATGACATTAGGTGAAGTAAAAAAGATATTAAATATTATGTATCATGAACTTTCTGAAAATAAAAATAAAGAAAAATATACATACAAAGCCCAACTCCGCAATATTGCTATTGTTGAAATACTATTTTCTACCGGATTAAGGGTTTCGGAAATATGTAATTTGAGCAGTAGAGATATTAATTTGAAAAATGGTGTACTAAAAGTACTTGGCAAAGGAAATAAAGAACGTATCATACAAGTTTGCCAGGCAGAAACTTTAACAATTATCAAAAATTATTACCAATCCATAAAAAAACAAATAGATCAAAGTGATTTCTTTTTCATAAACAGGTTAGGCCTTCCCCTATCCACCCAATCTGTAAGGTTAATGATTAAGACATATGCAAAAAAGGCCGGATTAACTAAACACATTACTCCACATACATTTAGACATACTTTTGCCACATTATTGCTTGAAGAAGATGTAGATATAAAATATATTCAAAACATGTTAGGACATAGTTCTATCTCTACTACTCAAATATATACCCACGTCAATATGAGTAAACAAAAGAAAATTCTAACAACAAAGCACCCCCGGCGTAAATTTCAACTTATGAAGGAATAA
- a CDS encoding YbaK/EbsC family protein → MDVLYHHPVITCAEAAKARKISINEELKTILLKVSHKKISVHLRGGDKINSKAIKKLFHNKSIKFLSTEELQYFDLGKGLVNPWNIPFCEYNLISTNVFEQNFMYTNNSKYNEGIKFLTKELFQLSNIIIGDFSYELK, encoded by the coding sequence ATGGACGTTTTATATCATCATCCAGTTATAACATGTGCTGAAGCTGCAAAGGCTAGAAAAATATCTATCAATGAAGAGTTAAAAACAATATTATTAAAAGTATCTCACAAAAAAATATCCGTCCATCTAAGAGGAGGGGATAAGATTAACTCCAAAGCAATAAAAAAACTATTTCATAATAAATCTATCAAATTCTTATCAACAGAAGAACTTCAATATTTTGATTTGGGAAAAGGACTGGTGAATCCCTGGAATATTCCTTTTTGTGAATATAATCTAATCAGTACAAATGTATTTGAGCAGAATTTCATGTATACCAACAATTCAAAATATAACGAAGGAATAAAATTCCTCACAAAAGAACTTTTTCAATTGTCAAACATTATAATAGGAGATTTTAGTTATGAACTCAAGTAA